The Papaver somniferum cultivar HN1 chromosome 3, ASM357369v1, whole genome shotgun sequence genome includes a region encoding these proteins:
- the LOC113356386 gene encoding V-type proton ATPase 16 kDa proteolipid subunit-like — MSSSFSGDETAPFFGFLGAAAALVFSCMGAAYGTAKSGVGVASMGVMRPELVMKSIVPVVMAGVLGIYGLIIAVIISTGINPKAKSYYLFDGYAHLSSGLACGLAGLSAGMAIGIVGDAGVRANAQQPKLFVGMILILIFAEALALYGLIVGIILSSRAGQSRAD, encoded by the exons ATGTCTTCGAGCTTCTCTGGAGATGAAACCGCTCCCTTCTTCGGCTTCCTTGGAGCCGCTGCTGCTCTCGTCTTCTCAT GTATGGGAGCTGCATATGGAACAGCAAAGAGTGGTGTAGGAGTTGCATCTATGGGTGTGATGAGACCTGAACTTGTTATGAAATCTATTGTTCCAGTTGTTATGGCTGGAGTGTTGGGAATCTACGGTTTAATTATCGCTGTTATTATCAGTACTGGTATTAATCCTAAGGCAAAATCATACTACTTGTTTGATGGATATGCTCATTTATCATCTGGTCTTGCTTGTGGTCTTGCTGGTCTTTCTGCTGGTATGGCTATTGGAATTGTTGGTGATGCAGGTGTCAG AGCCAACGCACAACAGCCAAAACTATTTGTCGGGATGATCTTGATTCTTATCTTTGCTGAAGCACTCGCCTTGTATGGTCTCATTGTTGGTATTATTCTCTCATCGCGAGCTGGTCAATCTCGAGCAGATTAG
- the LOC113356385 gene encoding BTB/POZ domain-containing protein At1g21780-like — MTGSSSDSKVEIISRLAQWRIESFGPCSYRRSDSFKLGIWNWHISIEKNRYLYVRLFPEPSRVSKEQPPLARFVLRVSSCGPNRRPYISPIHERLLRTSEDFVWPVDSTFLGRIVIDVEFLDLKICQLNGGDPISIWPGDGATQCLATQRTLCCLSRMLNEEILTDVTINMSGGTLRAHKAILSASSPVFQSMFLHDLKEKESSMVDIEDISVESCMALLSYLYGTIKQDDFWRHRLALLGAAHKYDIMDLKDACEESLLEDINSGNVLERLQEAWLYQLDKLKKGCLMYLFDFGKIYDVKDEIDAFFRNADRELMEELFHELLTVWKPA, encoded by the exons ATGACTGGTAGTAGCAGTGATTCAAAGGTAGAGATAATTTCTAGGTTAGCTCAATGGAGAATTGAGAGCTTTGGTCCTTGTTCTTATCGACGATCCGATTCTTTCAAACTTGGAATTTGGAACTG GCACATATCAATTGAGAAGAATCGGTATCTATATGTTCGTCTATTTCCTGAACCGTCTCGAGTCTCCAAAGAACAACCACCTCTTGCTAGATTCGTCCTACGAGTCTCAAGTTGTGGTCCTAATAGACGACCTTACATTTCTCCAA TTCACGAGAGACTGCTCAGGACCAGTGAAGACTTTGTTTGGCCGGTTGATTCTACATTTTTGGGCCGTATAGTCATTGATGTTGAATTTCTGGACCTGAAAATCTGTCAACTTAAT GGTGGTGATCCCATTTCGATATGGCCTGGCGATGGAGCAACGCAATGTCTTGCAACACAGCGCACACTCTGCTGTCTCTCCCGAATGCTCAATGAGGAAATACTCACCGATGTCACTATTAACATGTCGGGTGGCACACTAAGAGCACACAAGGCAATTTTATCTGCATCTTCTCCTGTATTTCAGAGTATGTTTTTACATGATCTAAAAGAGAAAGAGTCTTCCATGGTTGATATAGAGGACATATCTGTAGAATCTTGTATGGCCTTGCTCAGTTACTTGTACGGGACCATAAAACAAGATGACTTTTGGAGGCACCGATTGGCACTACTAGGAGCTGCACACAAGTATGACATTATGGACCTTAAAGATGCCTGTGAGGAAAGTCTGTTAGAGGATATTAATTCAGGAAATGTCCTTGAGAGGCTTCAAGAGGCCTGGTTGTATCAGCTTGACAAGCTTAAGAAAGGGTGTCTGATGTACTTGTTTGATTTTGGAAAAATATATGATGTGAAAGATGAAATCGATGCTTTCTTCAGGAATGCAGACAGGGAATTGATGGAGGAGTTATTTCATGAATTGCTCACCGTGTGGAAACCAGCATGA